The window CTACCAAAAACACTTCCTTTTGAAGAAGCTCCGATTGTGAATAGACAATACTTACAATACTAACCTGAAGCTCATATAAAAAGAGAACAGAActcaaaaattaatattttctcACGACATTGGTTCTCTGAATTAATAGCCAAAAACAGGGGAAAAAAGAACAAGTCAATCAATTGCCACATGTTCAAGATAGCCAGAGATTACATGGCCTTTGTGTAGAATTTCAGTCACAATTCATCATCACTTTTGCCCGTTTGGCAAGCCGTGCTGACTTTATAACACCTAAAAACGGATGAACTACCATTGCTAGACTATCAATCCCAAATTTATATGCATCTATACAAATATCAGTCTCTGTTTGAGCAAACTTGGAACAAAACTTCCATTGATCCAGCCATAACTACAGTGCACAATCAACCTCATTGCAACACAGTTTTTTGTGAATTAAGCAAATTAATTGAAGCAACCAGCAAAGAAATGAGAACAGTAAAAACAAATGAGGAAGTCAtggcataaagaaaaataatagcaCGCAAGAGATTACCGTTTGCGAATCGAGAATGAGAACCTTCATGCCGGAAATGTCCTGCAGCATGCGGTTAACGTAATCCCGTACCGCCGATACCAGCACCATCTTCCGTTACCCGGTGGTAAATTGACGTTTAGATCTAAAAATCAGATTATGCTGACGATGGCTGAAATTGAAAGGAAACTTGGAGTAATTTCGTTCGAAGTGGAGCACAGAGACTAGCAGATCTGGAATTAAGGATCAATTTAATTCAAATAACACTTGTTAATATATATGATCGAATTAGGTGTAAAAAATGGTGCTCAAAATTAGCTTAAAAAATCCACACAAATTTTGACATACCGaagcaaattttatatatttttttttttctggtttTCTTTTAAGAGTTGTTTGTTGGATGGGGTGTAATTAAAGTATGATCGGTAAGGTAAAGGTGaagtttataaaataaattgttGTATTTTGTTAGAATGTATCATAagttatgatttaataatataattatgttttttttatataataagaTAATTATGTTTAGTTTGAGGGTAAAATAAGGTAAAGTTAtgtataaaattacttttatatcttTATTAgaggaaaattataaaactatgtcaAATGaaaggctcatttacatatttaatccatttaTTTAACCTACTATACTTCTCCAAACGCGAACGGTCTCTCCCATTTTCTTCTTGGTTGCGCGAAACGGTTggcagctcctccattaatgattccaagacttttgatcttcccatcttcctttaaattgcacgaaatctccACAATTTCTCCAACTCataatgtatttctcttcttcctctcttcatctcttgattctgcaacttcataatcctagaaaacgaagtcatggttcttcatcttccatttcctgctcgtttcttggtttctttcttcttgtgaccatcgaagaaatggtgattctacgttattttcatcattttccccagtttatcatattggtttcgttgaaaaatgtaagtatatactgtGTTTTCTGCGTTTTTCCTATAAATCCACTTAGCATATGCGGTTTTCGCGAGGTCTGtggggagaaatttatcgatttcacttcgtgaaacgatgattacgcgaagtttgcgaggtaattcgataaatttctctcgcagactccgcgaaatcatcgtttcgtgaagtcagagcgtcacatttctcctcgcagactccgcgaaaccatcgtttcgcgaagtcagagcgtcacattccTCCTCGCAGACGTCGCAAAATCATtgtttcgctaagtaaaatcaccctcttccttgcacatttatgttcgcatacttagcgaatcATCATTTTGCGAAGCCAAATCTTCTTTTTTTCTGACTGGGAGACATCCATTCCAAAAGGCCTGGACTTCCAACCATCAGTGGTGAATAGGAGTCtacaccgtgggacacgtccatccctaAGTGGTTAATAAGAGCCTATGTATTGTGAGACATCCATCCATCGTTGATGAATAAGAGTTtatgtataatgaagtgatttgttaggagtttattgtggcaatcttattTTGTACCGTGAGACATATCCATCCATCGGTAGTGAATAGGAGCTTATGTATTATgaaatgatttgttaggagtttattgtggcaatcttgttgtaaattttgataatgttagaatccattgttgtttggcatttttttgttatataacacttcgcgaattagcttcaaaacacattcaggcttcgcatatgctaactaaattcatcaactaaaccaaacattagcttcgcatatgctaattaaatcatcaagtaaacccaaacattagcttcgcaggcttcgtataagatcgaatctgcgaagtcagacgggagggagacaaacgcgcgtaaatattaagggtattatggaaaagtcacataaaatcagtctagatatgtagtaggttgagtaaatgggttaaatatgtaaatgagcctcccatttgacccatttttgtaaGTTATCCCTTTATTAATGATAACTTCTATCACGAGGGCCTTATCTTTATAAGGAACTGtattaatatttatagttaTAACATGATAAATTTTTAAAGAATTATTGAAAGTGTATGGACTGAAAATGagaatttataaagaaaatatactTTAATCTAATATTGAATGATATTGGCAAATATcgaataaaacacaaaaataatgGACTGTTTtggaaaaaatataattttttaacctTGGCTCACTCCGATTTGGGGTGCAACAAAAATAATGGAAAACTTCCCTTCAGAGCAACTCTAATGGTGTAATTTGCTGGTTACTTTTGGTAAATTGGTTATAACCACCCATTAGAGAGCTTGTAACCGATAGGAATGTAAACAGGGCAGGACGGAGAATGCATTTTCCATCCCCATCCTCGACTAGTCGGGGATTCACCATCCCCATTCCCGCAAGCTAAACGGGGACAAAGTTATCTCCATCCCCGTCCTGCGGGGAATCCCCGTCCTCATGGGGATCCCCATTCCCCGTTTACAAATGTTCCAAAAACGTTATCCACATTCCACATTCCCCGTTCACTGCATGGAATCACCatttattcttaaaaaaatcagtaaagacAAATATGTTTAAGAAACAATGGCTAATAATACCAAGTATTAACAACCATTCTCAAatctttcaaataaaaataaaaactaaaaattgaaaagaaccaatcacctaattaaaatgtacttaaatcatccaaaaaaatcaattatcacaGGGAATAATTGGGGATTAACGGGGCGGGGACGAGGATCCCCGCGGGGTGAGGTTACCTTTCCTCATCCCCATCACGGGGGACAAATGTATCCCCATTCCCATCCCATGGGGATCCTTATCGAGGATTCCCCGTTCCCATCGGGGCGGGTCACCGATGGGGACGGAGAATCTCCGCCCCATTTACATCCCTGGTAACCGATATTGCTTTGTTACTAATTTTGGTAACAAGCATTTCCTTGGGCTTATTACATGAAAATTATATCtagttataaaattacaattaaatcatattacaaaacttaattctcaatatgtcactattttatatctatatatatgattttataccctaatttataaactttagaGAGAGCAACTGTTCGTGAACTAGCAGATAGTGCAATAGCTCGGGATCAGGCAGAAAATGCAGCTGTTTGTGATATTGTTATCTTGAAGGAAGAATCAGGTCGTGATCCAATAGAAATCATAGAAATTGCAGGTGTCCGTGATGCAGTTCAGGTTTCGGCAGAACTTGTAGTTAGTAATGCAAGTACAGTTCGTGATGAAGTTTAGGTTTCGGTAGAAATTGCAGGTCGTAATTCTGCAGAAATTGATGCTTGCGATGCTATTTGTGACTAGGTAGAAACTGTAGTTGTTTGTAATGATGTTCGTGATTTGGCGGAATTTGCAATTCGTGATGAAATTACAGTTTGTGATGTTGCTCGTGATGCAGTTCAGATCTCGACACAAATTGCAGGTCATGGTGCTGTTTGTGATTCAGTAGAAATTGATGCTCGTGATACTGCTCGTGCTTCGGCAGAAGCTGCAACTGTTCGTGTTTCGGTAGAAACTGCAGTTGTTAGTAATGTTGTTATCTCGGAGGAGTGGCATCGAAATCTGGTAAGAAGTAGGCCCACGAATGTTACTAGGATGCACATGGATATCCGCTGGAAAGAGCCGTTATTTGGGAGTGTGAAATGCAATATAGATGCAACATTATTTGCTGAGACAAGGACTTTTGGAGCAGGGGCAGTCCTTCGTGATAGTGCGGGATCTTTCCTCGCGGGCTTTAGCATGCATGCTGAAAGAGTTAGGGTTGTGCATCGGtctaaaaccgaaccgaaccgaatttaccgaataccgaaatatcTAAAAACCTTGTACCGAACTAAACCGAAGTAAGAACATAAACCAAACCGAACTgattttttcggttcggttcggtttttctCAAATTAACTGAGTTAATATAAAACTTTACAAATAATCTAAAAAGCACAAAGCTTTAATTCATATACTAAGTAAGATCATAAATTAATGGttatattaaatgtttttttaagataaataagtgttagattagaatttaatggttatattaaatattttttttggtagaatcataaattcaaaaattagCAGGTTGTGTAATCATTAGATATGTGGTGTGTATAAATTTAGGAAggattagaatttttttttccaacgaTACATGTATAAAACGACATAGTAGCAACTAATCGGTGCggttcggttatttcggtttttattagaaaccgaaccgaaaaccgatATTTACCAAAATAACACACCGAATCCGAACCGTGTAATTATAAAACCGAACTGAAATACCGAATAgtgtcggttcggttcggttttacgATTTCAAACCGCATAATGCATAGCCCTAGAAAGAGTGGTGTCGGTCAAACTCGCAGAAGCGATTGTATTAAAAGAAAGTATCGAATAGGCTCAGACTTTAGGCCATCATAACATTGTTTTTGAGTGTGATGCTAAACTAGTAGTCGATTGCATTTTGACACAACGTAGAGATCTCACGGAGTATGACAACGTGATTAATGATGTGAGCTCACTACTAAGTAACCACCCTAAAATCTCGATGGGTTTTATTTCAAGGTTAGCGAACGATGCGGTCCATGTTTTGGCACGAAGCGCACTTTCtatgctaatttttttttattcgttATTCTATTCATGTATTCATTGGAAGCAAACTAATTCGGATAGTTGTCTTAGTGCTTAATAAAGTCAtagttgattaaaaaaaattgtaatagttaatttgatttattcaaaaaaattattcctaagaaaaaaaaaatatatagagaaAAATCCAGagataaaaggttttaaaatagataaaataatatGAGCAAAAATAGGCAGATGCATATTAGTTGCCCACCCTGTCTAAATATTAAGGAGTTCGCTGACTGGcgattctctctctctctgtctcTCTATAAGCTTGTTGACTTGCGATTTCTTTCTGTTTCCGAAAAATTTCCATATTCATTTTCTAGTGTCTTTATTACTATGATTTGGATCatgaatgaaattaaaattcaatcagATGCCGCCTTCCTCAGCTTGTGACTGAATCTTCAAGAAGATGAGAGCAGGCTCCTCCCCCAGTCCCATTGAACCCAGACTCCGTCTCTCTACTTCAACGTcagtttctctctctctctctctcttatctCTTTTACCCCATTTCTTCTGTGATCTGTTTGGGTAATAACTTCAGCTGAAGCTCCATTCAGCTTGTAATTTAACTTATAACTACTACTATTTTGATTATACTAAGATCTACTTGTTGAGGATATTACTTTCTTTTGCTTCcgtttttttgttgattctaACAGTTTTGTGAAGTTCGGTTCCCTTCTCTTCTTTGCTGAAGCCTTTTCATAGCTCGCTAATGATTTCGCTTAATGCTTGCTAGAGCAGCAGAAAAGAGTGTTTCGATGTTGCTTACCCTATGAGTcaacttaattatttaaattttaaaatgtgaGTGTCCATAGCATATCCTAAGAAACTGAATCAGCCCTAGTTATGTAATGGGATAAATTTTGAAGTGTGGAACTGCTTCCTGTTTCTCTTAATTGTTATAGGGAGGGATTGATTTTATGCAAGTACTATTGTTGGTTCTTTCAGTGATTGTCAGACACTTCCATTGgagcttttttattttgattttgctGATctgcacttttttttttctggttTTGTGTAGAGAAAGAAAGTCGCTAAGAGAACGGAGCCTTAGAGATGTGGAAAAAGACCTTTATTTTCCTGTTCAATATAGGAATTTGAAGTGCAGGATATCTACTCTGAAAATCGTGTTAGTCATTATTGCATTGGGAACTTTGGTGACTCTTTTCCACTCACCAGCAGTATATATTGCAGATCACCCTTCCACCTCCGGATCTAGGAGGTATGCTTTATTGCTATTAAGCTTTTTACTATGttgtaattttcattttgacGTAAGATTCTCTATCAAAATTTTCCATGTTGTTTGGCACTTAAGTTCTTCACTTAATATCATGCTATTAGCTGACTTAATATCTGACTCAGTTTTTAGATTGTAAGGTCACTCTTAGACAGAAGGAATGGTGCATTTGTTTTATCTCTAAGCAAGAAGTGAGAACCAAATAACAAAAATCTTAGCTACAATTATGTACCAAAattgagaagaaaaaaaaaaaaatttgtggaGCTATAACTCGAATGAAAATGTTGATGTATACAGGCCAACTTTTGTTGACCTATGGACAAGGGATGATGCTTCTGCAGATCCTCGTTATATCTCAACTACAGAGGTTGACTGGGACCAGATTTCAGACATCATTGAAAGACTGAAAGATAGTAATGAATATCAGGGCATTGGCTTGTTAAACTTTAATGATAGTGAGATTGATAATTGGAAGCAGCTGTTACCAGATATTGAGCATGTTGTGCTACACCTCGACAACATAGCAAAAAACATAACTTGGGAATCTCTATACCCAGAATGGatagatgaagaagaagaatttgaaGTTCCCATATGTCCTTCATTGCCCAGAATTAGATTTCCTGGCAAACCACGCATTGATGTTATTGCTGTCAAGCTTCCATGCAATAAAGCAGGGACTTGGTCAAGAGATGTAGCTCGTTTGCATCTGCAGCTTGCAGCTGCAAGTCTTGCTGCTTCTGGTAAAAGTTATCATCAGGTTCGTGTGCTTTTGGTGACTGATTGCTTCCCAACGCCAAATCTATTTATTTGCAAGGAACTAATTTTGCACGAGGGGAATTTATGGCTGTATCAACCCAACCTCAATACTTTGCGGGACAAGCTACAGCTACCAGTAGGATCATGCGAGCTTGCAGTTCCTCTCAAGGCTAAAGGTCAGTTTTTAAAGTATCTGTTTCTAGGTTTTTTGCTTTGTTGTTTCTTCCAGAGATTTTGGTGCACTGGAACCAGCTATCAATTTTCTTTCCTATGTTCATATGCTTCTAGAATTTTTTAGCTCCATGGAACTAGCCCTTTAGGCATTTATACCTTCCAATTTATGTCAATGGGACTATGGGAGGTTGGCATAAACAGATGGAACTATATGTGTTAGTGCATGATCATTAATAGTTCGGATCTGTAGAAGTGACCCACCAAGTGATCATTCTTACTTCTCATTGGTGATCCTAATTCCAAATCCATcttagaattttaattattgcAATATTAGTTCAAATGTCAAATGCTAGAAAAAGAAACTAACTAAAATTTCCAACAGAGAACTTCTATTCAGAAAGAGCACACAGGGAAGCATATGCAACAATCCTGCATTCTgcacatgtttatgtttgtggGGCAATTGCTGCTGCTCAGAGCATCCGTATGACAGGTTCAACACGAGATCTTGTCATATTGGTTGATGAAACTATTAGCGAGTATCATAGAGGAGGCTTAGAGGCTGCAGGCTGGAAAGTTCATACAATCCAGAGAATCAGGAACCCGAAAGCCGAACGAGATGCTTATAATGAATGGAACTATAGCAAATTCCGTCTCTGGCAGTTGACAGATTATGACAAGATCATTTTCATTGATGCAGACCTGCTTATTCTGAGAAATATCGATTTCTTATTTGAGATGCCAGAAATATCTGCCATAGGGAATAATGCTACACTGTTCAACTCAGGGGTGATGGTAGTTGAACCATCAAATTGTACATTCCAGCTGCTAATGGATCACATCAATGAGATTGAGTCGTACAATGGGGGAGACCAGGGGTATCTGAATGAGATCTTCACATGGTGGCACCGGATTCCTAAGCACATGAATTTTTTGAAACACTTTTGGGAAGGTGATGAAgaggaaaagaaagaaatgaaaacTCGTCTCTTTGGGGCTGATCCTCCTGTCCTTTATGTTATTCACTATCTGGGCAATAAACCATGGCTATGCTTCAGAGATTATGACTGCAACTGGAATGTGGGCATTTTACAGGAGTTTGCAAGTGATGTAGCTCACAAAACATGGTGGAAAGTGCATGATGCAATGCCAGAAAACTTGCAAAAGTACTGTTTACTTAGGTCCAAGCAGAAGGCAGCATTGGAGTGGGACAGGAGACAAGCTGAGAAAGCTAATTATACTGATGGTCATTGGAAAATGAAGATCAAAGACAAACGTTTGGAAACTTGCTTCGAAACCTTTTGCTTCTGGGAAAGCATGTTATGGCACTGGGGTGAAAAGAATTGGACTGATAATGCAACTGCAACTGCAACCCAATTGCTTCCTCCTCCACCAGTTAACACGAAATCTCTCTCATCTTTATGATCCATTATTCTTTTATACGTTAATTTTACTTGTAGATGACATAGAATTCGATATATTGAGACTTCTTTATATGTTTCAATTCGATATATGAGTACGTAGAAATGATGCCATTAGAATATATGCAAGCTTTCTCTGGTGACTGTCATCAAGTAAAGTAGCATGttgaattatataattaaaattgatttaaatATGTATACGTAATATGATTTAATCGCAGTTATATCACTGCCATTGAGAAACTTTAATGGAAGTCCAAGTTTATTACTGTTTAGTTTACATGTTTCATGAGAGTTGAAAGGCCCTCTCTCGTTTACATCTCACAACTGGACTACTCCTTTCCTTAGGCTGTCTGGGAAAATAGCCATTCTAACGTAATACTCAAGATCTATTATTGAATATTTCAAGCATGATATTGCTTTCATTATTTAGAAAATCTTCTTTCTTACTTATTCGTTCTTGCATTTTTCTTTGATTCTGGTAATTGTGTATAAGCCACTTTCTTTTCCTATACTTGTTATGGTTTTCCTAAATGTAGTGTA of the Euphorbia lathyris chromosome 7, ddEupLath1.1, whole genome shotgun sequence genome contains:
- the LOC136235770 gene encoding putative UDP-glucuronate:xylan alpha-glucuronosyltransferase 3 isoform X1, yielding MRAGSSPSPIEPRLRLSTSTERKSLRERSLRDVEKDLYFPVQYRNLKCRISTLKIVLVIIALGTLVTLFHSPAVYIADHPSTSGSRRPTFVDLWTRDDASADPRYISTTEVDWDQISDIIERLKDSNEYQGIGLLNFNDSEIDNWKQLLPDIEHVVLHLDNIAKNITWESLYPEWIDEEEEFEVPICPSLPRIRFPGKPRIDVIAVKLPCNKAGTWSRDVARLHLQLAAASLAASGKSYHQVRVLLVTDCFPTPNLFICKELILHEGNLWLYQPNLNTLRDKLQLPVGSCELAVPLKAKENFYSERAHREAYATILHSAHVYVCGAIAAAQSIRMTGSTRDLVILVDETISEYHRGGLEAAGWKVHTIQRIRNPKAERDAYNEWNYSKFRLWQLTDYDKIIFIDADLLILRNIDFLFEMPEISAIGNNATLFNSGVMVVEPSNCTFQLLMDHINEIESYNGGDQGYLNEIFTWWHRIPKHMNFLKHFWEGDEEEKKEMKTRLFGADPPVLYVIHYLGNKPWLCFRDYDCNWNVGILQEFASDVAHKTWWKVHDAMPENLQKYCLLRSKQKAALEWDRRQAEKANYTDGHWKMKIKDKRLETCFETFCFWESMLWHWGEKNWTDNATATATQLLPPPPVNTKSLSSL
- the LOC136235770 gene encoding putative UDP-glucuronate:xylan alpha-glucuronosyltransferase 3 isoform X2, which codes for MSQLNYLNFKIERKSLRERSLRDVEKDLYFPVQYRNLKCRISTLKIVLVIIALGTLVTLFHSPAVYIADHPSTSGSRRPTFVDLWTRDDASADPRYISTTEVDWDQISDIIERLKDSNEYQGIGLLNFNDSEIDNWKQLLPDIEHVVLHLDNIAKNITWESLYPEWIDEEEEFEVPICPSLPRIRFPGKPRIDVIAVKLPCNKAGTWSRDVARLHLQLAAASLAASGKSYHQVRVLLVTDCFPTPNLFICKELILHEGNLWLYQPNLNTLRDKLQLPVGSCELAVPLKAKENFYSERAHREAYATILHSAHVYVCGAIAAAQSIRMTGSTRDLVILVDETISEYHRGGLEAAGWKVHTIQRIRNPKAERDAYNEWNYSKFRLWQLTDYDKIIFIDADLLILRNIDFLFEMPEISAIGNNATLFNSGVMVVEPSNCTFQLLMDHINEIESYNGGDQGYLNEIFTWWHRIPKHMNFLKHFWEGDEEEKKEMKTRLFGADPPVLYVIHYLGNKPWLCFRDYDCNWNVGILQEFASDVAHKTWWKVHDAMPENLQKYCLLRSKQKAALEWDRRQAEKANYTDGHWKMKIKDKRLETCFETFCFWESMLWHWGEKNWTDNATATATQLLPPPPVNTKSLSSL